The following coding sequences are from one Gossypium raimondii isolate GPD5lz chromosome 4, ASM2569854v1, whole genome shotgun sequence window:
- the LOC105779257 gene encoding probable membrane-associated kinase regulator 4, with product MAALSHFSNNLEEEEEDEYIDMEVSSRSKNMVSNPISREFEFQMSSVSIEKEPTNSPADELFYKGKLLPLHLPPRLQMVQKLLQNSITEPHKKDISPSSESSGDQLEYSNGGSGENPKKSWTKKLKQIKQSSIGSKLKKASRVYLRYLFGNYKSTKKAPLEQDMSGNAHRRSFSMASKRHSSGSSNGQQHLLVLKRSSSVNAEMESPIQGAIAHCKQSQQAWVRSRRTVSEVGVFSFSVSDMKCSW from the coding sequence ATGGCGGCACTAAGCCACTTCTCAAATAAccttgaagaggaagaagaggaTGAATACATTGACATGGAAGTGAGCTCACGTTCTAAGAACATGGTCTCCAACCCCATAAGCAGAGAGTTCGAGTTCCAAATGTCTTCAGTTTCCATTGAAAAAGAGCCCACAAATTCCCCAGCTGATGAGCTTTTTTACAAGGGGAAACTCCTTCCTCTTCACCTTCCTCCTCGCCTGCAAATGGTGCAAAAATTGCTGCAAAACTCCATTACCGAACCTCACAAGAAAGACATCTCACCTTCTTCCGAGTCTAGTGGAGATCAGCTGGAGTATTCAAATGGCGGAAGTGGTGAAAACCCGAAGAAATCATGGACCAAAAAGCTTAAGCAGATAAAGCAATCCTCCATCGGTTCAAAGCTGAAGAAGGCTTCTAGGGTTTATCTCAGATATTTATTTGGTAATTATAAATCAACAAAGAAAGCTCCATTAGAGCAAGACATGAGTGGAAATGCACATAGAAGATCGTTTTCAATGGCCAGCAAACGCCATTCATCTGGATCTTCAAATGGACAACAGCATTTGCTGGTTCTTAAACGAAGCAGCAGTGTAAACGCAGAGATGGAGAGCCCCATTCAAGGAGCCATTGCACATTGCAAGCAGTCTCAGCAGGCATGGGTTAGGTCAAGAAGAACAGTTAGCGAAGTTGGGGTGTTCTCATTTTCAGTTTCAGACATGAAATGCAGTTGGTGA
- the LOC105780070 gene encoding uncharacterized protein LOC105780070 isoform X1, whose product MSWLRTAVNKAVEVGNKNNLTRNFRNYADTVVHHAGQAVAEGAKLLQDRIASRNVRSVKQTVKRLEEAAISCRGSERVMLLRSWLIALKEIEKLASSSSEGSQKSLGQILASEDERENPKRTSMVLYYDSDIGGAPMDFREVFLQSQALEGITVSMIIEAPNDEEISLLLEMFGLCLTGGKEIHNAIVSSIQDLATAFSSYQDEVLVKREELLQFAQSAITGLKIRADLVRMESEASDLKKKLDQMSTLLKLPKGGHDNASETTTEAAIEDLKVALAEIRIRSTLEGILQKKKLAVNNGDSPEIHAQKVDKLKVLSESLANSSIKAEKRISDHRLQKEEALTVRVVKANETDEREKEIVAEISELEKQRDQLEAELKKVHISLVAANARLHNVREERDHFYEANDQIVAHLKTKEDELSKSISACKVEAKVLHTWINFLEDTWLLQSSYVETKNKQVVDELERHEDYFVNFAITLLSAYKKELGPSISRISKFVENLKKLSESARNDDSKESNPRKHLEEEYLGYETKIITIFSVVENLREHFNAKHGTTSRKDDPKVKELFDDIEKLRVEFETIERPILEMETPKVDSPDERPQEILSPHPPLESTQPKLDTKENPKTQPKPDTKENPETQPVLDAAAELAKLESEFGKVNQDYTSEEIGDWEFDELERELISGDSASGK is encoded by the exons ATGTCGTGGCTGAGAACGGCGGTGAACAAAGCGGTAGAGGTTGGGAACAAGAATAACCTTACTCGAAACTTCAGGAACTACGCCGATACCGTTGTTCATCATGCAGGTCAAGCTGTCGCTGAAGGAGCTAAACTCTTGCAAGATCGCATT GCATCTCGGAATGTCAGGAGTGTAAAGCAAACTGTCAAAAGATTAGAGGAAGCAGCAATATCTTGTAGGGGTTCTGAGAGAGTTATGCTGCTGAGAAGTTGGTTGATTGCACTcaaagaaattgagaagttagCCAGTTCATCATCTGAAGGCAGTCAAAAGAGCCTTGGGCAAATTCTTGCTTCTGAAGATGAAAGGGAGAACCCTAAAAGAACATCTATG GTCTTGTATTATGACTCTGATATTGGGGGTGCACCAATGGATTTTAGAGAGGTTTTTCTTCAGAGCCAGGCTTTGGAGGGCATAACAGTATCTATG ATTATTGAAGCAccaaatgatgaagaaattTCTCTGCTCTTGGAGATGTTTGG GCTCTGCCTCACTGGAGGAAAAGAAATTCACAATGCAATAGTGAGCAGTATACAGGATCTAGCTACTGCTTTTTCTAGCTACCAAGATGAAGTGCTG GTTAAACGGGAGGAACTGCTTCAATTTGCGCAAAGTGCCATAACAGGATTGAAGATCAGAGCAGATCTTGTAAG AATGGAAAGTGAAGCTTCTGATCTGAAGAAAAAACTTGACCAAATGAGCACTTTGCTGAAGCTTCCAAAAGGAGGTCATGATAATGCATCTGAAACGACGACTGAAGCAGCTATTGAG GATCTGAAAGTAGCACTTGCAGAAATACGAATCCGTTCCACTTTGGAAGGAATTTTACAGAAAAAGAAGCTTGCTGTAAACAATGGAGACTCTCCTGAGATTCATGCTCAAAAG GTTGATAAATTGAAGGTCTTATCAGAATCTCTTGCCAACTCCAGTATAAAAGCAGAGAAACGCATTTCAGATCACAG ACTTCAGAAGGAGGAGGCCTTAACTGTTCGTGTGGTCAAAGCAAATGAAACTGATGAAAGAGAGAAG GAAATAGTAGCTGAGATTTCTGAGCTCGAGAAACAAAGAGATCAACTTGAAGCAGAGCTGAAAAAG GTTCATATCTCGTTGGTTGCTGCTAATGCACGTCTACACAATGTCAGGGAAGAAAGAGATCACTTCTATGAAGCTAATGATCAGATTGTTGCCCATCTGAAAACAAAG GAAGATGAACTGTCAAAATCGATTTCTGCATGTAAAGTAGAAGCAAAAGTTCTCCATACATGGATTAATTTCTTGGAAGATACTTGGCTTCTCCAGTCCTCATATGTAGAAACTAAGAACAAGCAAGTTGT TGATGAATTGGAGCGACATGAGGATTATTTTGTGAACTTTGCCATTACCCTTCTCTCAGCTTACAAG AAAGAGCTAGGCCCTTCAATTAGCCGTATCAGTAAATTTGTAGAGAACCTGAAGAAGTTGAGTGAGAG TGCAAGAAATGATGATTCTAAAGAATCAAACCCAAGGAAACATCTTGAGGAGGAATATTTGGGTTATGAAACCAAG ATTATAACAATCTTCAGTGTGGTTGAAAACTTGAGAGAGCATTTTAATGCTAAGCATGGGACAACTTCAAG GAAAGATGATCCAAAGGTTAAAGAGCTATTTGATGACATTGAAAAGTTAAGAGTGGAATTCGAAACCATTGAAAGGCCAATTTTAGAAATGGAGACTCCAAAGGTCGATAGTCCCGATGAAAGGCCGCAGGAAATTTTATCTCCACACCCACCTCTGGAATCAACACAACCTAAACTTGATACAAAAGAGAATCccaaaacacaacctaaacctGATACAAAAGAGAATCCTGAAACACAGCCGGTGCTAGATGCTGCAGCCGAACTGGCGAAGCTAGAGTCAGAGTTTGGGAAGGTTAACCAAGACTACACTTCGGAGGAGATAGGTGATTGGGAGTTCGATGAACTTGAAAGGGAGTTGATTTCTGGTGATTCTGCATCAGGTAAATAG
- the LOC105780070 gene encoding uncharacterized protein LOC105780070 isoform X2: MQASRNVRSVKQTVKRLEEAAISCRGSERVMLLRSWLIALKEIEKLASSSSEGSQKSLGQILASEDERENPKRTSMVLYYDSDIGGAPMDFREVFLQSQALEGITVSMIIEAPNDEEISLLLEMFGLCLTGGKEIHNAIVSSIQDLATAFSSYQDEVLVKREELLQFAQSAITGLKIRADLVRMESEASDLKKKLDQMSTLLKLPKGGHDNASETTTEAAIEDLKVALAEIRIRSTLEGILQKKKLAVNNGDSPEIHAQKVDKLKVLSESLANSSIKAEKRISDHRLQKEEALTVRVVKANETDEREKEIVAEISELEKQRDQLEAELKKVHISLVAANARLHNVREERDHFYEANDQIVAHLKTKEDELSKSISACKVEAKVLHTWINFLEDTWLLQSSYVETKNKQVVDELERHEDYFVNFAITLLSAYKKELGPSISRISKFVENLKKLSESARNDDSKESNPRKHLEEEYLGYETKIITIFSVVENLREHFNAKHGTTSRKDDPKVKELFDDIEKLRVEFETIERPILEMETPKVDSPDERPQEILSPHPPLESTQPKLDTKENPKTQPKPDTKENPETQPVLDAAAELAKLESEFGKVNQDYTSEEIGDWEFDELERELISGDSASGK, translated from the exons ATGCAG GCATCTCGGAATGTCAGGAGTGTAAAGCAAACTGTCAAAAGATTAGAGGAAGCAGCAATATCTTGTAGGGGTTCTGAGAGAGTTATGCTGCTGAGAAGTTGGTTGATTGCACTcaaagaaattgagaagttagCCAGTTCATCATCTGAAGGCAGTCAAAAGAGCCTTGGGCAAATTCTTGCTTCTGAAGATGAAAGGGAGAACCCTAAAAGAACATCTATG GTCTTGTATTATGACTCTGATATTGGGGGTGCACCAATGGATTTTAGAGAGGTTTTTCTTCAGAGCCAGGCTTTGGAGGGCATAACAGTATCTATG ATTATTGAAGCAccaaatgatgaagaaattTCTCTGCTCTTGGAGATGTTTGG GCTCTGCCTCACTGGAGGAAAAGAAATTCACAATGCAATAGTGAGCAGTATACAGGATCTAGCTACTGCTTTTTCTAGCTACCAAGATGAAGTGCTG GTTAAACGGGAGGAACTGCTTCAATTTGCGCAAAGTGCCATAACAGGATTGAAGATCAGAGCAGATCTTGTAAG AATGGAAAGTGAAGCTTCTGATCTGAAGAAAAAACTTGACCAAATGAGCACTTTGCTGAAGCTTCCAAAAGGAGGTCATGATAATGCATCTGAAACGACGACTGAAGCAGCTATTGAG GATCTGAAAGTAGCACTTGCAGAAATACGAATCCGTTCCACTTTGGAAGGAATTTTACAGAAAAAGAAGCTTGCTGTAAACAATGGAGACTCTCCTGAGATTCATGCTCAAAAG GTTGATAAATTGAAGGTCTTATCAGAATCTCTTGCCAACTCCAGTATAAAAGCAGAGAAACGCATTTCAGATCACAG ACTTCAGAAGGAGGAGGCCTTAACTGTTCGTGTGGTCAAAGCAAATGAAACTGATGAAAGAGAGAAG GAAATAGTAGCTGAGATTTCTGAGCTCGAGAAACAAAGAGATCAACTTGAAGCAGAGCTGAAAAAG GTTCATATCTCGTTGGTTGCTGCTAATGCACGTCTACACAATGTCAGGGAAGAAAGAGATCACTTCTATGAAGCTAATGATCAGATTGTTGCCCATCTGAAAACAAAG GAAGATGAACTGTCAAAATCGATTTCTGCATGTAAAGTAGAAGCAAAAGTTCTCCATACATGGATTAATTTCTTGGAAGATACTTGGCTTCTCCAGTCCTCATATGTAGAAACTAAGAACAAGCAAGTTGT TGATGAATTGGAGCGACATGAGGATTATTTTGTGAACTTTGCCATTACCCTTCTCTCAGCTTACAAG AAAGAGCTAGGCCCTTCAATTAGCCGTATCAGTAAATTTGTAGAGAACCTGAAGAAGTTGAGTGAGAG TGCAAGAAATGATGATTCTAAAGAATCAAACCCAAGGAAACATCTTGAGGAGGAATATTTGGGTTATGAAACCAAG ATTATAACAATCTTCAGTGTGGTTGAAAACTTGAGAGAGCATTTTAATGCTAAGCATGGGACAACTTCAAG GAAAGATGATCCAAAGGTTAAAGAGCTATTTGATGACATTGAAAAGTTAAGAGTGGAATTCGAAACCATTGAAAGGCCAATTTTAGAAATGGAGACTCCAAAGGTCGATAGTCCCGATGAAAGGCCGCAGGAAATTTTATCTCCACACCCACCTCTGGAATCAACACAACCTAAACTTGATACAAAAGAGAATCccaaaacacaacctaaacctGATACAAAAGAGAATCCTGAAACACAGCCGGTGCTAGATGCTGCAGCCGAACTGGCGAAGCTAGAGTCAGAGTTTGGGAAGGTTAACCAAGACTACACTTCGGAGGAGATAGGTGATTGGGAGTTCGATGAACTTGAAAGGGAGTTGATTTCTGGTGATTCTGCATCAGGTAAATAG
- the LOC105780362 gene encoding probable receptor-like protein kinase At5g59700 encodes MDNPGNFGFIIWISSIYGLLHLSLGFNPVDNYLIDCGSIKNISVGDRVFQADNSTPSYNLSTPHQIFAISSSNSNPTSLYYDSPLYQTARIFNATSHYSFPIKQQGRHWIRLHFFAYVFEKFDMSKAKFSVFAQNFTLLRAQMGDGYIVKEYSLNITSNKLILTFRPAVNSFAFINGLEVFSVPDNLFPEEVRTIDLQGGNKSLQEQALETVARVDMGNTTVLPQNDTLWRLWISDNAYLIHNNLGSSVSNVSAVNFTEVTEDIAPASVYGTATILNSSDPNLNANLTWTFDVNPGFDYLVRLHFCNIMNEPTQQAIFLEIFIDSRHAGHLDLGSRTSDVFGAPYFMDVCTRVSGSTKLNVSVGPSKLNNPTVILNGLEIMKINDARGNLDVPDVVSSGHSEIKVVVIVVIAVGSFVVVVSVVIVILFFFRRRMKPVLGKEQHFLMNRGQKVHTTGSTYSNGTSILSSPMIGYRYPFVAILEATDNFSENLVIGVGGFGKVYRGILKDETEVAVKRGTPQSNQGLAEFRTEIEMLSQFRHRHLVSLIGYCDEQDEMIIIYEYMENGTLKNHLYGSNLPSLSWRQRLEICIGSAKGLHYLHTGSAKAIIHRDVKSANILLDKHFMAKVADFGLSKTGPDIDQTHVSTAVKGSFGYLDPEYLTRQQLTEKSDVYSFGVVLLEVLSGRAVIDPSLPREKANLLEWAMKSYRSGKLEDIVDPCLVGQVKPDCLRKLWDIIEKCLAENGICRPSMGEVLWNLEYALQQQENEERSNQNNEHSSHISCISTSETSQQFSRASSGVNDDELAGISMSKMFAEMVRQERPVRNI; translated from the coding sequence ATGGATAATCCTGGGAATTTTGGTTTCATTATTTGGATTTCATCCATCTATGGTTTACTTCATCTTTCACTAGGATTCAACCCTGTAGATAACTATTTGATAGACTGTGGATCCATTAAGAACATATCAGTGGGTGATAGAGTATTTCAAGCTGATAATTCCACTCCATCATATAATCTTTCAACCCCACATCAGATTTTCgcaatttcgagttcgaattcGAATCCAACCTCACTTTACTATGATTCACCTCTGTATCAAACGGCTAGAATCTTCAACGCAACTTCCCATTACAGTTTTCCAATCAAACAACAAGGGAGGCACTGGATTCGGCTTCATTTCTTTGCTTACGTATTCGAAAAGTTCGATATGAGCAAGGCGAAATTCTCTGTTTTCGCGCAAAACTTTACACTTCTCAGAGCTCAAATGGGGGATGGATATATTGTTAAGGAGTATAGCCTGAACATTACTTCTAATAAACTGATTCTTACTTTTAGACCTGCTGTCAATTCATTTGCTTTTATCAATGGCTTGGAAGTTTTCTCAGTTCCGGATAATCTCTTTCCGGAAGAGGTCAGAACAATTGATCTGCAAGGTGGTAACAAGAGTCTACAGGAGCAAGCACTGGAGACGGTTGCAAGGGTCGATATGGGGAACACGACTGTTCTTCCTCAAAACGATACCTTATGGCGACTTTGGATCTCGGACAATGCGTATctgatacacaataatcttgGATCATCGGTGTCAAATGTCTCAGCTGTGAATTTTACTGAAGTGACTGAGGATATTGCTCCTGCATCGGTATATGGCACTGCAACTATTTTGAACTCGAGTGATCCAAATCTGAATGCAAACTTGACATGGACCTTTGATGTTAACCCGGGTTTCGATTATCTTGTCCGGCTTCACTTTTGTAACATAATGAATGAACCCACTCAGCAAGCCATCTTTCTTGAAATCTTTATTGATTCACGTCATGCAGGTCACCTTGATCTTGGTTCAAGGACATCGGATGTTTTCGGTGCCCCATATTTCATGGATGTCTGCACACGAGTATCCGGTAGTACTAAGCTTAATGTAAGTGTTGGTCCGTCTAAGCTCAATAACCCTACGGTCATCCTCAATGGTTTGGAGATCATGAAGATAAACGATGCTAGGGGGAATCTTGATGTTCCCGATGTTGTTTCCTCGGGACATTCTGAGATAAAAGTTGTAGTTATAGTTGTCATTGCTGTTGGATCGTTTGTCGTTGTTGTTTCGGTTGTGATTGtcatccttttcttcttcagAAGAAGAATGAAGCCAGTTCTGGGGAAAGAACAGCACTTTCTGATGAATCGGGGACAAAAAGTTCATACTACTGGAAGTACATACTCTAATGGAACTTCCATACTTTCCAGCCCAATGATTGGCTATCGATATCCTTTCGTGGCAATTCTCGAGGCTACTGATAATTTCAGTGAAAATTTGGTAATCGGTGTTGGTGGTTTCGGTAAGGTTTATAGAGGAATATTGAAAGATGAAACCGAGGTTGCAGTCAAGAGGGGAACTCCTCAATCAAACCAAGGGCTTGCAGAATTCCGGACGGAGATCGAAATGTTATCTCAATTCCGACATCGGCATTTAGTATCACTGATCGGTTACTGCGATGAACAAGATGAGATGATCATAATTTATGAGTACATGGAGAATGGGACACTCAAGAATCATCTATATGGCTCAAATCTTCCTAGTTTGAGTTGGAGACAAAGGCTTGAGATATGCATTGGATCAGCTAAAGGGCTTCACTATCTTCATACAGGTTCAGCTAAGGCTATCATACACCGCGATGTCAAGTCTGCAAACATATTACTCGATAAGCATTTCATGGCTAAAGTTGCTGATTTCGGACTTTCAAAGACCGGTCCTGATATTGATCAGACACATGTGAGTACCGCGGTCAAAGGAAGCTTCGGGTATCTTGATCCAGAGTATTTGACAAGGCAGCAACTAACAGAGAAATCAGATGTGTACTCCTTTGGTGTTGTCTTGCTTGAAGTCCTTTCGGGAAGGGCTGTTATTGATCCATCACTTCCCAGAGAAAAGGCAAATTTGCTCGAGTGGGCGATGAAATCATACCGAAGTGGGAAACTGGAAGATATTGTGGATCCTTGCCTTGTTGGTCAAGTAAAACCAGATTGTTTAAGGAAGCTTTGGGATATTATTGAGAAATGCTTGGCAGAAAATGGGATTTGCAGGCCTTCAATGGGAGAGGTCCTATGGAACTTGGAATACGCACTTCAACAACAAGAGAATGAAGAAAGATCCAATCAAAACAATGAACATTCTTCACATATCAGCTGTATTAGTACCTCAGAAACGAGTCAGCAATTCAGCCGAGCCAGTAGCGGCGTCAACGATGATGAACTTGCTGGAATTTCAATGAGTAAAATGTTTGCTGAAATGGTGAGACAGGAAAGACCTGTAAGAAACATCtga